From Penicillium digitatum chromosome 5, complete sequence, one genomic window encodes:
- a CDS encoding Cutinase transcription factor 1 alpha encodes MGDRQGYKVSVLDFPELLALKLNRERDVQFWPGGAISLALKKDMQAMSQLFVRDTQQSAALGLPSRMCDKDCRVTGLEAADFQESERMGPSGISGTPAAVNVPCVIGMVQPTRLCMVFSDVGIMEFTVSFIFSAGNGMQSASIWSIQVGQ; translated from the exons ATGGGAGACCGACAAGGTTACAAAGTTTCGGTCCTTGATTTTCCTGAACTTTTGGCGTTGAAGCTCAACCGAGAGCGGGATGTTCAATTCTGGCCTGGAGGTGCTATCAGTCTTGCCCTGAAAAAGGACATGCAGGCCAT GTCACAACT CTTT GTTCGCGATACACAACAATCGGCAGCTTTGGGGCTGCCATCTCGAATGTGCGACAAAGACTGCCGAGTCACTGGTCTGGAAGCCGCAGACTTTCAGGAAAGCGAGCGCATGGGACCTTCTGGAATATCCGGCACACCAGCAGCAGTCAACGTTCCTTGCGTGATTGGAATGGTCCAACCGACTAGGTTATGCATGGTGTTCTCAGATGTTGGGATAATGGAATTTACTGTCAGTTTTATCTTCAGTGCAGGAAATGGTATGCAGTCAGCGTCTATCTGGTCGATTCAAGTTGGACAATGA
- a CDS encoding Fungal transcriptional regulatory protein, N-terminal, protein MTQGFHAVCQRREKKGSAHTSTPLNIAANLSDSQIIQEQFPLAGQSFQYPLGCPATSDDAIHKTMYLEGFKSSHLRFG, encoded by the exons ATGACGCAAGGGTTTCACGCCGT ATGTCAACGCCGAGAGAAAAAGGGATCGGCTCATACATCCACTCCGCTGAACATCGCGGCAAATCTGTCGGATTCCCAAATCATTCAGGAACAATTTCCCTTAGCCGGACAGAGCTTTCAGTACCCGCTGGGTTGTCCTGCAACTTCGGACGATGCGATCCATAAAACCATGTACCTCGAAGGTTTCAAGTCCTCTCACCTACGTTTTGGATGA
- a CDS encoding DUF2406 domain protein, which produces MPSSLASSERSDSVKSHHGPKTSLQSKADPNMALHEQEPTAVNLQPGSRDTFSLRSIQHKDRDGKLITDPDLSNPTRSRLERPLDTIRSFDAAIDAHRKQQRM; this is translated from the exons ATGCCTTCCTCATTGGCCTCTAGCGAGCGCTCTGACTCGGTCAAATCGCACCATGGCCCCAAGACTTCTCTCCAAAGCAAGGCCGACCCCAACATGGCCCTACATGAACAAGAGCCTA CGGCTGTGAACCTCCAACCTGGATCTCGGGATACCTTCTCCCTCCGAAGCATCCAGCATAAGGACCGGGATGGAAAGCTCATCA CCGATCCCGATCTCTCCAACCCAACACGCAGTCGACTCGAGCGCCCGCTTGACACCATCCGATCGTTCGATGCAGCCATCGATGCACATCGCAAACAGCAACGGATGTGA